The following proteins are encoded in a genomic region of Entelurus aequoreus isolate RoL-2023_Sb linkage group LG01, RoL_Eaeq_v1.1, whole genome shotgun sequence:
- the LOC133660950 gene encoding claudin-34-like — MTHSQLCALWLGCTGWILTAMALGLVQWRVWLVKDNKAISSGVAWVGLWRACFNSHTEVSPGFVVTHCRYISLLEASTPPEIVAGQVLMLLSVLVGLLGNSSGVYALRNVHFGLRKNLPRCFFVPGAMFLSASGLSLVPLTWNLSSVVTNQTIGFPSAFKMPQAPHSQHVGCGITMGMAGTVLMILSGIMFCRYGSPIPSLRDSSIGKDNPCFEEIS; from the coding sequence ATGACCCACTCCCAGCTTTGTGCCTTGTGGCTGGGCTGCACGGGCTGGATTCTAACCGCCATGGCTCTTGGACTGGTCCAGTGGAGGGTTTGGTTGGTGAAGGACAACAAAGCGATCAGCTCGGGTGTAGCCTGGGTGGGCCTGTGGAGGGCTTGCTTCAACAGCCACACCGAGGTGAGCCCCGGCTTTGTGGTCACACACTGCAGGTACATCAGCTTGTTGGAGGCCTCCACGCCACCTGAGATTGTAGCGGGTCAGGTTCTCATGCTCCTGTCCGTGCTGGTGGGCTTGTTAGGAAACAGCAGTGGGGTTTATGCCCTGAGGAACGTCCACTTTGGATTGCGGAAGAACTTGCCCAGATGCTTCTTCGTCCCCGGAGCGATGTTCTTGTCGGCTTCAGGGTTGTCACTCGTGCCCCTTACATGGAATCTGAGCTCAGTGGTAACCAATCAGACCATCGGGTTCCCCTCTGCGTTCAAGATGCCCCAGGCCCCTCATTCTCAGCATGTGGGCTGTGGCATTACCATGGGTATGGCGGGCACAGTCTTGATGATTTTGTCTGGGATTATGTTCTGTAGATACGGGTCGCCGATACCATCGCTGCGGGACAGCTCTATCGGAAAAGATAACCCTTGCTTTGAGGAAATTAGTTGA